One genomic window of Psychrobacillus sp. INOP01 includes the following:
- a CDS encoding NAD(P)-dependent oxidoreductase, with translation MKTVEELENLMTEPSDALVEDMRKIEGNILILGIGGKMGPTLAIMAKRAIEKAGLDKKVIGVSRFSNGTLKEDLEKAGIETISTDLLDDEQLKLLPKEKNIIYMAGNKFGTTGNEHFTWAMNTYLPGRVAEHFKGSNIVAFSTGNVYPLVPLTLGGCDEKHEVAPVGEYGQSSLGRERVFTYFSHKDSTPLTVFRLNYAIDMRYGVLLEIARSVYNEVPLDLSMGHVNVIWQGDANEYAIRSLLIASSPPTILNVTGPETLPVRWLANEFGKLLGKTPVFEGVEKENALLNNASIAHKLFGYPRVSIREMIEWTADWVANDGETINKPTHFQERKGQF, from the coding sequence TTGAAAACAGTGGAAGAACTAGAAAATTTAATGACCGAACCATCTGACGCACTAGTAGAAGATATGCGAAAAATAGAAGGGAATATTTTGATATTAGGCATTGGAGGTAAAATGGGACCTACTTTAGCCATAATGGCAAAAAGAGCTATTGAGAAAGCAGGTTTAGATAAGAAAGTGATTGGGGTATCCCGCTTTTCAAATGGAACATTGAAAGAGGATTTAGAAAAAGCCGGAATTGAAACAATTTCCACAGATTTATTAGACGATGAACAATTGAAACTGCTTCCAAAAGAGAAAAATATCATTTATATGGCTGGGAATAAATTCGGTACAACTGGTAATGAACACTTCACCTGGGCAATGAATACGTACCTGCCTGGTAGAGTAGCTGAGCATTTTAAAGGCTCCAACATTGTTGCTTTCTCAACTGGGAATGTTTATCCATTGGTACCTTTGACTTTAGGTGGCTGTGATGAAAAGCATGAGGTAGCTCCAGTTGGTGAGTATGGTCAATCCTCACTTGGAAGAGAACGAGTGTTTACTTATTTCTCTCATAAAGATAGCACACCACTAACTGTTTTTAGGTTAAATTATGCGATCGATATGAGATATGGTGTATTACTCGAAATTGCTCGTTCTGTATATAATGAGGTTCCTTTAGATTTGTCCATGGGTCATGTAAATGTAATTTGGCAGGGAGACGCGAACGAATATGCAATTAGGTCGTTATTAATAGCTAGCTCACCTCCGACCATTCTAAATGTAACGGGTCCAGAAACATTACCAGTTCGATGGCTTGCAAATGAGTTTGGAAAATTGCTAGGGAAAACTCCAGTATTTGAAGGAGTAGAGAAGGAAAATGCATTATTAAATAATGCAAGTATTGCACATAAGCTATTTGGATATCCGCGTGTCTCCATACGAGAAATGATTGAATGGACAGCAGACTGGGTAGCAAATGATGGAGAAACGATTAATAAACCAACTCACTTTCAGGAACGGAAGGGGCAATTCTAA
- a CDS encoding dihydrodipicolinate synthase family protein encodes MALSQELQKHLHEGAFIPAHPLSLTSDKQLDEYAQRRLTRYYIEAGVGGIAVGVHTTQFEIRDPKFNLYETVLRLAMEEVEKAQLQRPFLKIAGVCGGTEQALEETKIAKALGYDIVLLSNGGLHDYSEKELIERTKVVADELPVFGFYLQPAVGGRIFSYKFWEEFASIQNVVGIKMAPFDRYLTLDVIRAVCASPRRNEIALYTGNDDNIVLDLFTTYEYEVEGQMENKSIIGGLLGHWSVWTHEAVNLFEQIKQAQLRNEVDKHWFSIAQNVTDANSAFFDSKNAFKGSIAGINEVLRRQGLLQGNWCLTDHEVLSPGQAEEIDRVYATYPKLNDDAFVKAFLLNDKEQ; translated from the coding sequence ATGGCTCTATCACAAGAACTTCAGAAACACTTACATGAAGGTGCCTTTATTCCAGCTCATCCTTTATCACTAACAAGTGATAAACAATTGGATGAATATGCACAAAGAAGATTGACTAGATACTATATAGAGGCTGGGGTAGGTGGGATTGCAGTAGGGGTTCATACAACTCAATTTGAAATAAGAGACCCTAAGTTCAATCTGTATGAAACTGTTTTACGTTTGGCGATGGAGGAAGTTGAAAAAGCACAGTTGCAACGTCCGTTCCTCAAAATAGCAGGTGTCTGTGGAGGTACTGAACAGGCATTAGAAGAGACGAAAATAGCTAAAGCACTAGGCTATGATATAGTACTTTTAAGTAATGGTGGTTTACATGATTATTCGGAAAAGGAACTGATCGAAAGGACGAAAGTTGTTGCAGATGAATTACCAGTGTTTGGATTTTATTTGCAGCCAGCTGTTGGAGGAAGAATTTTTAGCTATAAATTCTGGGAGGAATTTGCTAGTATCCAAAACGTAGTAGGTATTAAAATGGCACCTTTTGATAGGTATTTAACATTGGATGTAATTAGAGCAGTTTGTGCCTCTCCAAGAAGAAATGAAATTGCACTCTACACTGGAAATGACGATAATATTGTTTTAGATTTATTTACAACATATGAATATGAAGTTGAAGGTCAAATGGAAAACAAAAGCATAATCGGTGGTCTTTTAGGTCATTGGTCGGTATGGACACACGAGGCTGTAAACCTTTTTGAACAAATAAAACAGGCTCAACTTCGCAACGAAGTAGATAAGCATTGGTTTTCCATTGCGCAAAATGTGACAGATGCAAACTCTGCATTCTTTGATTCTAAAAATGCCTTCAAGGGAAGTATTGCTGGGATTAATGAAGTGCTCAGAAGGCAGGGGCTTCTGCAGGGGAATTGGTGTTTAACTGATCATGAAGTTCTAAGTCCAGGTCAGGCAGAGGAAATCGATCGTGTTTATGCAACATATCCAAAGTTAAATGATGATGCATTTGTAAAGGCTTTTCTTCTTAATGATAAAGAACAATAA
- a CDS encoding Gfo/Idh/MocA family oxidoreductase, with translation MNIGLIGLDTSHCEIFTRLLNDSGAPHHVTGAKITHAIPTYSEDLPISRERFRNYYEIVTKKYGVIPVEDIEEFMAAVDAVIIGTVDGRNHLDWFKKIVSYSKPIFIDKPVVMSSAEMQELINLSKVNNTPVMSSSSLRFSESVAAVSNNTDIQSGYFFGPTPHQEQMPGYFWYGIHLLEMVVTIFGTEVEKMKIETYKDCEQIHLTFANGKHAILRGENEWHNRFGAILHSKESIHSLRLWEEEKPYYAGLIEQVVHFFETGVSPVAIEETERIVGLIEKINLLSNE, from the coding sequence ATGAATATAGGTTTAATAGGTTTGGACACATCACACTGTGAAATTTTCACGAGATTATTAAACGATTCTGGGGCTCCGCATCATGTTACAGGGGCTAAAATAACCCATGCTATCCCAACGTATTCAGAGGATTTACCCATTAGCCGTGAGCGTTTCCGAAATTATTATGAAATAGTCACAAAGAAATATGGAGTTATACCAGTAGAAGACATCGAAGAGTTTATGGCTGCTGTCGATGCAGTAATCATTGGGACAGTTGATGGAAGAAACCATTTAGATTGGTTTAAGAAAATAGTGAGCTATAGTAAACCAATTTTCATCGATAAACCAGTTGTCATGAGTAGCGCGGAAATGCAAGAATTGATCAATCTCAGTAAAGTGAATAACACACCTGTCATGAGCTCATCCTCCTTAAGATTTTCAGAATCAGTTGCAGCCGTATCCAATAACACAGATATACAAAGTGGCTACTTTTTCGGGCCGACCCCTCACCAAGAGCAAATGCCAGGATACTTTTGGTACGGAATTCACTTACTTGAAATGGTCGTCACCATTTTTGGTACAGAAGTTGAAAAAATGAAAATAGAGACATATAAGGATTGTGAACAAATTCATCTAACATTCGCTAATGGAAAACATGCAATCCTTCGAGGAGAAAATGAGTGGCATAATCGTTTTGGAGCAATCCTACATTCCAAGGAAAGTATTCATTCCCTACGCTTATGGGAAGAAGAAAAGCCTTATTACGCTGGGTTGATCGAGCAAGTCGTGCATTTCTTTGAAACTGGAGTATCCCCCGTAGCGATTGAAGAGACGGAGCGAATTGTTGGATTGATTGAGAAGATAAATCTATTAAGTAATGAATAG